In one Methylobacterium sp. SyP6R genomic region, the following are encoded:
- the phnC gene encoding phosphonate ABC transporter ATP-binding protein gives MLVVENLTRQYGARRAVDGVSLSIERGSFVGVIGRSGAGKSTLLRMLNRLADPTAGRILYDGTDVTALRGGALRAWRARCAMIFQQFNLVGRLDVMTNVLMGRLNQVPAHRSLLKLWSEEDRALALAALENFDMGAFAANRADQLSGGQQQRVAIARALVQEPEIILADEPVASLDPRNTRLVMDALADANKRYGITVLCNLHSLDLARAYCDRLIGLSAGRVVFDGRGFDLTEDVARTLYGLEAGEVMDRGEPETLPMPVRAPVRHAEALSA, from the coding sequence ATGCTGGTTGTCGAGAATCTCACGCGTCAATACGGGGCCCGCCGGGCCGTGGACGGGGTCAGCCTGTCCATCGAGCGCGGCAGCTTCGTCGGCGTGATCGGGCGCTCGGGCGCCGGCAAGTCGACCCTGCTGCGGATGCTCAACCGCCTCGCCGACCCGACGGCGGGGCGCATCCTCTACGACGGCACCGACGTGACGGCCTTGCGCGGCGGCGCCCTTCGCGCGTGGCGCGCCCGTTGCGCGATGATCTTCCAGCAATTCAACCTCGTCGGCCGGCTCGACGTGATGACGAACGTGCTGATGGGCCGGCTCAACCAGGTGCCGGCCCACCGCTCGCTCCTGAAATTGTGGAGCGAGGAGGACCGGGCGCTGGCCCTCGCCGCCCTCGAGAATTTCGACATGGGGGCCTTCGCCGCCAACCGGGCCGACCAACTCTCCGGCGGCCAGCAGCAGCGCGTCGCCATCGCCCGGGCCCTGGTGCAGGAGCCGGAGATTATTTTGGCCGACGAGCCGGTCGCTTCCCTCGACCCGCGCAACACCCGCCTGGTGATGGACGCGCTCGCCGACGCCAACAAGCGCTACGGCATCACCGTGTTGTGCAACCTGCACTCCCTCGACCTCGCCCGCGCCTATTGCGACCGGCTGATCGGCCTCTCGGCCGGCCGGGTGGTGTTCGACGGCCGCGGCTTCGACCTCACCGAGGACGTCGCCCGCACTCTCTACGGCCTCGAGGCCGGCGAGGTGATGGACCGCGGCGAGCCCGAGACGCTGCCGATGCCGGTGCGGGCGCCTGTCCGCCATGCCGAGGCGCTGAGCGCCTGA
- a CDS encoding SufE family protein yields the protein MLPPIDEIVSNFEFLDEWDDRHQYLMELGRKLPPLPEEAHNEANRVRGCVSQVWLETKVDRSGPEPRLHFLGDSDAHITKGVVAVLIAFFDGRTASDAARADALGLFQTLGLSEHLTAQRSNGARAMMDRIRADAQGVAAAA from the coding sequence ATGCTGCCGCCCATCGACGAGATCGTCTCCAACTTCGAGTTCCTGGACGAGTGGGACGACCGCCATCAGTACCTGATGGAGCTCGGCCGCAAGCTGCCGCCCCTGCCGGAGGAAGCCCACAATGAGGCCAACCGGGTGCGCGGCTGCGTCAGCCAGGTCTGGCTCGAGACGAAGGTGGACCGCTCCGGCCCCGAGCCGCGCCTGCACTTCCTCGGCGACAGCGACGCCCACATCACCAAGGGCGTGGTGGCCGTCCTGATCGCGTTCTTCGACGGCCGCACGGCCTCGGACGCCGCCCGCGCCGACGCCCTCGGCCTGTTCCAGACGCTCGGCCTTTCCGAGCACCTGACGGCGCAGCGCTCGAACGGCGCCCGGGCGATGATGGACCGCATCCGGGCCGACGCTCAAGGAGTGGCCGCCGCGGCGTAG
- a CDS encoding DUF1045 domain-containing protein — protein MTGSPRYALYFTPRPGSDLARFGSAVLGYDNHTGAEIPRPGRLADLPGVTGSPRVYGFHATLKAPMRLRAGATEADLLEAAATLAADHPLVSVGPLQVATLGAFTALIPVAAPPELGLFAAECVAAFEPFRAPLTEAEIVRRRPERLSPRGRALLAAWGYPHVFEEFRFHMTLTDALPEADRAPWRERLAAAYGEAEPLTLDALSVLRQDVLPDGGAGRFRVVQRLSFGG, from the coding sequence GTGACCGGCAGCCCCCGCTACGCCCTCTACTTCACGCCGAGGCCCGGCTCGGACCTCGCCCGCTTCGGCAGCGCCGTCCTCGGCTATGACAACCATACCGGCGCGGAGATCCCCCGTCCGGGTAGGTTGGCCGACCTTCCGGGCGTGACCGGCTCGCCGCGGGTCTACGGCTTCCACGCCACCCTGAAGGCGCCGATGCGTTTGCGAGCTGGCGCCACCGAGGCCGATCTTCTGGAGGCTGCCGCCACCCTGGCGGCGGATCATCCGCTGGTGTCGGTAGGTCCCTTGCAGGTCGCGACGCTCGGCGCCTTCACGGCCCTGATCCCGGTGGCCGCACCGCCGGAGCTCGGCCTGTTCGCCGCCGAATGTGTCGCCGCCTTCGAGCCGTTCCGCGCTCCCCTGACCGAGGCGGAGATCGTCCGCCGCAGGCCGGAGCGCCTGAGCCCCCGCGGTCGGGCGCTGCTGGCGGCCTGGGGCTACCCGCACGTCTTCGAGGAATTCCGCTTCCACATGACCCTGACCGACGCCCTGCCGGAGGCCGACCGTGCGCCCTGGCGCGAGCGCCTGGCGGCGGCCTATGGCGAGGCCGAGCCCCTCACCCTCGACGCCCTGTCGGTGCTGCGCCAAGACGTCCTGCCCGACGGCGGGGCAGGCCGGTTCCGGGTGGTGCAGCGCCTATCCTTCGGAGGTTGA
- the phnD gene encoding phosphonate ABC transporter substrate-binding protein, with protein MLNRRTLVGAAALLLAAGPAFAQDWKAKYPELTLGVIPAENASGTVDRWTPLTAYLTKELGVPVKLRVANDYAAVIEGQRAGNIQIAFYGPASFARAAITGVKLEPLVNQKHETGVSGYYSVIYVRADSPYKSIEDLKGKSLALVDPNSTSGNQAPRFFLHKAGHDVDKFFGKTFYAGSHENAVLALAQGTADAAANFWNSDTDSNLTRMLTKGMVKNADGTPMKQSDFRVVFKSEFLPEGPFAVLASLPDDLKQTIRQAFIDFPTKDKAAFDKLSDGKDLGLTPVTLKDYQPIIEMLRHNDEQRKRS; from the coding sequence ATGCTGAACCGTCGCACCCTCGTGGGCGCCGCTGCCCTGCTGCTCGCCGCCGGCCCCGCCTTCGCGCAGGATTGGAAGGCGAAATATCCCGAGCTGACGCTGGGCGTGATCCCGGCCGAGAACGCGTCGGGCACCGTCGACCGCTGGACCCCGCTCACCGCCTATCTCACCAAGGAACTCGGCGTTCCGGTGAAGCTGCGGGTCGCGAATGATTACGCCGCGGTGATCGAGGGCCAGCGCGCCGGCAACATCCAGATCGCCTTCTACGGCCCGGCCTCCTTCGCCCGCGCCGCCATCACCGGCGTGAAGCTCGAGCCGCTGGTCAACCAGAAGCACGAGACCGGCGTGTCGGGCTATTACTCGGTGATCTACGTGCGGGCCGACAGCCCGTACAAGTCGATTGAGGACCTGAAGGGCAAGAGCCTGGCGCTGGTCGATCCGAACTCGACCTCCGGCAACCAGGCCCCGCGCTTCTTCCTGCACAAGGCCGGTCACGACGTCGACAAGTTCTTCGGCAAGACCTTCTACGCCGGCAGCCACGAGAACGCCGTGCTGGCGCTGGCCCAGGGCACGGCCGACGCCGCCGCCAATTTCTGGAACTCCGACACCGACAGCAACCTGACCCGGATGCTCACCAAGGGCATGGTGAAGAACGCCGACGGCACGCCGATGAAGCAGTCGGATTTCCGCGTCGTCTTCAAGTCCGAGTTCCTGCCCGAGGGGCCCTTCGCGGTCCTCGCCAGCCTGCCGGACGACCTGAAGCAGACAATCCGCCAGGCCTTCATCGACTTCCCGACCAAGGACAAGGCCGCCTTCGACAAACTCTCCGACGGCAAGGACCTCGGCCTCACCCCGGTGACGCTGAAGGACTACCAGCCGATCATCGAGATGCTCCGCCACAACGACGAGCAGCGCAAGCGGTCGTGA
- a CDS encoding YebC/PmpR family DNA-binding transcriptional regulator has translation MAGHSQFKNIMHRKGRVDAVRSKVFSKLAREITVAAKLGTPDPSMNPRLRAAILAARAENMPKDNIERAIKKAAGGDAENYEEVRYEGYGPGGAALIVEAQTDNRNRTASDVRSAFTKSGGSLAETGAVSFMFDHVGLVAFDAKVADADTMLEAAIEAGADDVKSDESGHEVTCEQGSLGEVAKTLEARFGEPRRTALIWRAQNTVDVDDETAEKLIRLVETIEDQDDVQNVFVNFAVSDAMLAKMQG, from the coding sequence ATGGCCGGGCATTCACAGTTCAAGAACATCATGCACCGCAAGGGCCGCGTCGACGCGGTCCGCTCGAAGGTGTTTTCCAAGCTCGCCCGAGAGATCACCGTCGCGGCCAAGCTCGGCACGCCCGACCCGTCGATGAACCCGCGCCTGCGCGCCGCGATTCTCGCGGCCCGGGCCGAGAACATGCCCAAGGACAACATCGAGCGCGCCATCAAGAAGGCGGCCGGGGGCGACGCGGAGAATTACGAGGAAGTGCGCTACGAGGGCTACGGCCCCGGCGGCGCCGCGCTCATCGTCGAGGCGCAGACCGACAACCGCAACCGCACGGCGAGCGACGTGCGCTCGGCCTTCACCAAGTCCGGCGGCAGCCTCGCCGAGACCGGCGCCGTGTCGTTCATGTTCGACCATGTCGGCCTCGTCGCCTTCGACGCCAAGGTGGCCGATGCCGACACGATGCTGGAAGCCGCCATCGAGGCCGGCGCCGACGACGTGAAGTCCGACGAGAGCGGCCATGAGGTCACCTGCGAGCAGGGGTCCCTCGGCGAGGTCGCCAAGACCCTGGAGGCCCGCTTCGGCGAGCCCCGCCGCACCGCCCTGATCTGGCGCGCCCAGAATACCGTCGACGTCGACGACGAGACCGCCGAGAAGCTGATCCGCCTCGTCGAGACCATCGAGGACCAGGACGACGTGCAGAACGTCTTCGTGAATTTTGCCGTTTCCGACGCGATGCTGGCGAAGATGCAGGGGTGA
- a CDS encoding chloramphenicol acetyltransferase: MAGQLGLEPTVDPTAKVRDCRLGRYTEIGPRTQLAETSLDDYSYIGNDGEVIYTTIGKFCSIAAMVRINPGNHPMERASQSHFTYRAASYWPQEENEPAFFDRRRALPVTIGHDVWIGHGVVVLPGRTIGTGAVVGAGAIVTRDVAPYTIVVGNPARPVRRRFGEAVSERLLQLAWWDWDHDRLRAALPDFRQLPIEAFLDQYAG; encoded by the coding sequence ATGGCCGGACAGCTTGGCCTGGAGCCCACCGTCGACCCGACCGCCAAGGTCCGGGACTGCCGTCTCGGCCGCTACACCGAAATCGGCCCGCGCACCCAGCTCGCCGAGACGAGTCTCGACGACTATTCCTATATCGGCAACGACGGTGAGGTGATCTACACCACGATCGGCAAGTTCTGCTCGATCGCCGCGATGGTGCGGATCAATCCGGGCAACCACCCGATGGAACGGGCCTCGCAGAGCCACTTCACCTACCGCGCCGCCTCGTACTGGCCGCAAGAAGAGAACGAGCCGGCTTTCTTCGACCGGCGCCGGGCCTTGCCCGTCACGATCGGCCACGACGTCTGGATCGGCCACGGCGTCGTGGTTCTGCCGGGGCGGACCATCGGGACGGGGGCGGTCGTCGGCGCGGGCGCCATCGTCACCCGGGACGTCGCGCCCTACACCATCGTGGTCGGCAACCCGGCCCGGCCCGTGCGCCGCCGCTTCGGCGAGGCGGTGTCCGAGCGCCTGTTGCAACTCGCCTGGTGGGACTGGGACCACGACCGGTTGCGCGCCGCGCTCCCGGATTTTCGCCAGCTTCCGATCGAAGCCTTCCTTGATCAGTACGCCGGCTAA
- a CDS encoding response regulator transcription factor encodes MKLLLVEDDAALAAEILRVLRAENCAVDHAHDGEDGAHLGDTETYDAAVLDLGLPKREGISVLQGWRAAGRTLPVLILTARDAWSDKVAGFKAGADDYLVKPFRVEELVIRLRALVRRAAAHGATIVTCGPISFDPGLGAFTRDGLPLKLTGLEWRVLSCLILRRDGVVPRGELMERVYEGDAEVDSNSVEVIITRLRRKIAPARIETVRGHGYRLTAGEAA; translated from the coding sequence ATGAAGCTCCTGCTCGTCGAGGACGATGCGGCGCTCGCCGCCGAGATCCTGCGGGTCCTGCGCGCCGAGAACTGTGCCGTCGACCACGCCCATGACGGCGAGGACGGCGCGCATCTCGGCGACACCGAGACCTACGACGCGGCGGTGCTCGATCTCGGCCTGCCGAAGCGCGAGGGGATTTCGGTGCTGCAGGGCTGGCGGGCCGCCGGCCGAACCCTGCCGGTGCTGATCCTCACCGCGCGGGACGCCTGGAGCGACAAGGTGGCGGGCTTCAAGGCCGGGGCCGACGACTACCTGGTGAAGCCGTTCCGGGTCGAGGAGCTGGTGATCCGCTTGCGCGCCCTGGTGCGCCGCGCCGCCGCCCATGGGGCGACCATCGTGACCTGCGGTCCCATCAGCTTCGATCCCGGCCTCGGCGCCTTCACCCGTGACGGGCTGCCGCTCAAGCTCACCGGGCTCGAATGGCGCGTGCTGTCCTGCCTGATCCTGCGCCGCGACGGAGTGGTGCCGCGGGGCGAGCTGATGGAACGGGTCTACGAGGGCGACGCGGAGGTCGATTCGAACTCGGTCGAGGTCATCATCACGCGGTTGCGCCGCAAGATCGCCCCGGCCCGGATCGAGACCGTACGCGGCCACGGCTACCGGCTCACCGCGGGCGAGGCGGCGTGA
- the phnE gene encoding phosphonate ABC transporter, permease protein PhnE: MTVRIETLPPERENTLLAAYSGAVASARRRNLAVFVVIVALYLLAGWMAEVRPLTFLDNIQNFTAYLGQILPPLTLANLPADVAAWYWGLPKWLALLGETILMAYLGTLFGGIAAFGLCFLASANLVRSPAIRFCARRFLEVCRTVPEVVFALIFVIAFGLGPMVGVLALAIHTTGALGKLFSEVVENIDMKPVEGLTGTGAGFLETVRFAVVPQVLSNFASYALLRFEINVRGAGVMGFVGAGGIGQEFLVAIRNFYYSDVSAILVLIILTVVAIDLATERLRHHLLGREAHA, translated from the coding sequence GTGACCGTCCGCATCGAGACACTACCGCCCGAGCGCGAGAACACCCTGCTCGCCGCCTATTCCGGCGCCGTCGCCTCGGCGCGCCGACGCAACCTGGCGGTCTTCGTCGTCATCGTGGCCCTGTACCTGCTCGCCGGCTGGATGGCCGAGGTGCGGCCGCTCACCTTCCTCGACAACATCCAGAACTTCACCGCCTATCTCGGCCAGATCCTGCCGCCGCTGACCCTCGCCAACCTGCCGGCGGATGTCGCGGCCTGGTACTGGGGCCTGCCGAAATGGCTCGCGCTCCTGGGCGAGACGATCCTGATGGCCTATCTCGGCACGCTGTTCGGCGGCATCGCGGCGTTTGGCCTGTGCTTCCTCGCCTCGGCCAACCTGGTGCGGTCCCCGGCAATCCGCTTCTGCGCCCGCCGCTTCCTGGAAGTGTGCCGCACGGTGCCCGAGGTGGTGTTCGCACTGATCTTCGTCATCGCCTTCGGGCTCGGGCCGATGGTCGGCGTGCTGGCGCTCGCCATCCACACCACCGGCGCGCTCGGCAAGCTCTTCTCCGAGGTGGTCGAGAACATCGACATGAAACCGGTCGAGGGGCTGACCGGCACCGGGGCGGGCTTCCTCGAGACCGTGCGCTTCGCGGTGGTGCCGCAGGTGCTCTCCAACTTCGCCTCCTACGCGCTCCTGCGCTTCGAGATCAACGTGCGGGGCGCGGGCGTGATGGGCTTCGTCGGGGCCGGCGGCATCGGCCAGGAATTCCTGGTGGCGATCCGCAACTTCTACTATTCGGACGTGAGCGCGATCCTCGTCCTCATCATCCTCACCGTGGTGGCGATCGACCTCGCCACCGAGCGCTTGCGCCACCACCTCCTCGGCCGGGAGGCCCACGCGTGA
- the phnE gene encoding phosphonate ABC transporter, permease protein PhnE has product MRNRPPSALRQAALADLDGLRARHPAVFRAAWSRRAVVIGSLALVVGLAVFAMMRLDFSLLRILHGLHRLSEFAGMMLPPSAEGRFGLFLTALGETLAIAFLGTLTAACLAFPVAFLAARNVVPNPFLRFGVRRGFDVIRSVDVLIWALIWINVVGLGPFAGALAIACSDFGAFGKLFSEAIETADRKAPEGVTASGGSRLHRVRFGLVPAVLPVLASQVLYFFESNTRSATIIGIVGAGGIGQYLTELIRVLEMQQVAFLVLMILVTVALIDLVSARLRRAIIGGAAH; this is encoded by the coding sequence GTGAGAAACCGCCCGCCCTCCGCCTTGCGCCAGGCCGCGCTCGCCGACCTCGACGGGTTGCGCGCCCGCCACCCGGCGGTCTTCCGGGCCGCGTGGTCGCGCCGCGCGGTCGTCATCGGCAGCCTCGCCCTGGTCGTCGGCCTCGCGGTGTTCGCGATGATGCGGCTCGATTTCTCGCTGCTGCGCATCCTCCACGGCCTGCATCGCTTAAGCGAGTTCGCCGGCATGATGCTGCCGCCTTCCGCGGAAGGGCGGTTCGGCCTGTTCCTGACCGCGTTGGGCGAGACCCTGGCGATCGCCTTCCTCGGCACCCTGACGGCGGCCTGCCTCGCCTTTCCGGTCGCCTTCCTCGCCGCCCGCAACGTGGTGCCCAATCCCTTCCTGCGCTTCGGGGTGCGCCGCGGCTTCGACGTGATCCGCTCCGTCGACGTGCTGATCTGGGCGCTGATCTGGATCAATGTCGTCGGCCTCGGGCCGTTCGCCGGGGCGCTCGCCATCGCCTGCTCGGATTTCGGGGCCTTCGGCAAGCTGTTCTCCGAAGCGATCGAGACCGCCGACCGCAAGGCGCCGGAGGGCGTGACCGCGTCCGGCGGCTCCCGGCTGCACCGGGTGCGGTTCGGCCTGGTGCCGGCGGTGCTGCCGGTGCTGGCAAGCCAGGTGCTGTACTTCTTCGAGTCGAACACCCGCTCGGCCACCATCATCGGCATCGTCGGGGCGGGCGGCATCGGCCAGTACCTCACCGAGCTGATCCGGGTGCTGGAGATGCAGCAGGTCGCCTTCCTGGTGCTGATGATCCTCGTCACCGTGGCGCTGATCGACCTCGTCTCGGCCCGCCTGCGCCGGGCGATCATCGGCGGCGCGGCGCACTGA
- a CDS encoding S9 family peptidase → MTLRLSPPAAAPTAPVRPVTVTVHGRAVTDPYAWLKAENWKDVLKDPAALPAEIRTLLDAENTYADAALAGTKALRETLVAEMRGRIREDDGSVPDLDGPFAYYTRYREGGQHPLVCRRPADRVTPGLVGDLAGEGEEILIDGDREGEGHAFFSLEDASHSDDHRLVAWSADTKGSELYTIRVRDLATGRDLEDQILATTGDVVWSGDGRAFWYVAVDENHRPATVMLHRLGTPQSDDDTVYEESDSGFFVGIGETQSGAYLVVTANDHETSEVHLAERATPFAPLRVVAKREHKLIYSVEHRGDELFVLTNADGAEDFKIAVAPLDSPARANWRDLIPHRAGVMIRFQHVLARHLVRLELENARPRLIVRDATSGAEHTVAFAEEAYSLGLSPGHAFDTDLIRFTYSSMTTPAETYDYHATTRDRTLRKRQDVPSGHDPASYVTRRLFATAPDGEQVPVSLLHRRDTPLDGTAPLLLYGYGSYGSLMSAAFRTNPLSLVDRGFVYAIAHVRGGTEKGWRWYLDGKREKKPNTFSDFVACARALIEARYTGAGRIVAHGGSAGGMLMGAVANLAPELFAGIVADVPFVDVLNTMLDGDLPLTPPEWPEWGNPGADLQAFETILSYSPYDNIGAKTYPAILALGGLTDPRVTYWEPAKWVARLRATMTGGGPVLLRTNMEAGHGGAAGRFDRLEEVALIYAFALAAVGAEAVV, encoded by the coding sequence ATGACCCTTCGCCTGAGCCCGCCTGCCGCCGCGCCGACGGCGCCCGTCCGGCCCGTCACCGTCACGGTCCATGGCCGCGCGGTGACCGACCCCTATGCCTGGCTCAAGGCGGAGAACTGGAAGGACGTGCTGAAGGACCCCGCTGCCCTGCCGGCGGAGATCCGCACCCTCCTGGACGCCGAGAACACGTACGCGGATGCCGCGCTCGCCGGCACCAAGGCTCTGCGCGAGACGCTGGTCGCCGAGATGCGTGGGCGCATCCGCGAGGATGACGGCAGCGTGCCGGACCTCGATGGCCCCTTCGCCTATTACACCCGCTATCGCGAGGGCGGGCAGCACCCGCTGGTCTGCCGCCGCCCGGCCGACCGTGTCACCCCCGGCCTCGTCGGCGATCTCGCCGGCGAAGGCGAGGAGATACTGATCGACGGCGACCGGGAAGGGGAGGGGCACGCCTTCTTCAGCCTGGAGGATGCCAGCCATTCCGACGACCATCGGCTGGTCGCCTGGAGCGCCGACACCAAGGGCTCCGAACTCTACACCATCCGGGTCCGCGACCTCGCGACGGGGCGGGACCTGGAGGACCAGATCCTCGCCACCACCGGCGACGTGGTGTGGAGCGGCGACGGACGCGCCTTCTGGTACGTCGCGGTCGACGAGAACCACCGCCCCGCGACCGTGATGCTGCACCGCCTCGGCACGCCGCAGAGCGACGACGACACGGTCTACGAGGAGAGCGATTCCGGATTCTTCGTCGGCATCGGCGAGACCCAATCCGGCGCCTATCTGGTGGTGACGGCGAACGACCACGAGACCTCGGAGGTCCATCTCGCCGAGCGCGCCACGCCCTTCGCCCCCCTGCGGGTGGTGGCGAAGCGCGAGCACAAGCTGATCTACTCGGTCGAGCATCGCGGCGACGAATTGTTCGTGCTCACCAATGCCGACGGCGCCGAGGACTTCAAGATCGCGGTGGCGCCCCTCGACAGCCCGGCCCGGGCGAATTGGCGCGACCTGATCCCGCATCGCGCCGGGGTGATGATCCGCTTCCAGCACGTGCTCGCCCGCCACCTCGTGCGGCTCGAACTCGAGAATGCCCGGCCGCGCCTGATCGTGCGCGACGCGACGAGCGGCGCCGAGCATACCGTGGCCTTCGCCGAGGAGGCCTATTCCCTCGGTCTCTCGCCGGGCCACGCCTTCGACACCGATCTGATCCGCTTCACCTACTCGTCGATGACGACGCCGGCGGAGACCTACGACTATCACGCGACGACCCGCGACCGGACCTTGCGCAAGCGCCAGGACGTGCCGAGCGGCCACGATCCGGCTTCCTACGTCACCCGCCGCCTGTTCGCGACCGCGCCGGACGGCGAGCAGGTGCCGGTCTCGCTGCTGCACCGGCGCGACACCCCCCTCGACGGGACCGCGCCGCTCCTCCTCTACGGTTACGGCTCCTACGGCTCGCTGATGTCGGCGGCCTTCCGCACCAACCCGCTCTCGCTCGTCGATCGCGGCTTCGTCTACGCCATCGCGCATGTCCGCGGCGGCACCGAGAAGGGCTGGCGCTGGTACCTCGACGGCAAGCGCGAGAAGAAGCCCAACACCTTCTCGGACTTCGTGGCCTGCGCCCGCGCCCTGATCGAGGCGCGCTACACGGGAGCCGGCCGCATCGTGGCGCACGGCGGCAGTGCCGGCGGCATGCTGATGGGGGCGGTGGCCAACCTCGCGCCGGAGCTGTTCGCCGGCATCGTCGCCGACGTGCCCTTCGTCGACGTGCTCAACACCATGCTCGACGGCGACTTGCCGCTGACCCCGCCGGAATGGCCCGAATGGGGCAATCCGGGCGCCGACCTCCAGGCCTTCGAGACCATCCTGTCGTATTCGCCTTACGATAATATCGGGGCGAAGACCTATCCGGCGATCCTGGCGCTCGGCGGCCTCACCGACCCGCGGGTGACCTACTGGGAGCCGGCGAAATGGGTCGCGCGCCTGCGCGCCACCATGACCGGGGGTGGGCCGGTGCTGCTGCGCACCAACATGGAGGCGGGGCACGGCGGCGCGGCCGGCCGGTTCGACCGGCTGGAGGAGGTGGCGCTGATCTACGCCTTCGCGCTGGCGGCGGTGGGGGCGGAGGCGGTGGTGTAA
- a CDS encoding sensor histidine kinase translates to MIGLGQIGSLRRRLLLGALALGATALIVAGIAIALILARFVRGQIDSRLDAQIVALVSGLEPGPALHLSRDLDAPPFDRPGSGWTWQVQRGGTVLRSASLGERSLTVPALPEDEEGPRPADGTGPQGQALILRILTLPDGTVVAASAPRAALNGPLREAGLSLAACLAVLGLVLAAAGVAQVRLGLRPLDRLRQELEAVRAGRRERVPDSQPVEVRPLAAEINALLDQNAAQLAQARTHVANLAHGLKTPLATLSLALSEPGRDPDGRLSQLAAHLDRSVRHHLRRARSAALTGATRLRTELAGPVTDLAGALERLHAEKGVRVTCAVPPGLAAACDPQDLDEMLGNLVDNACTWCTRAVRVSAEGSGGEVVVAIEDDGPGLGQAALAAVAQRGRRLDETVPGHGFGLAITTELAELYGGGLELDRSAMGGLRARLRLPG, encoded by the coding sequence GTGATCGGGCTCGGCCAGATCGGTTCCCTGCGTCGGCGCCTGCTCCTCGGGGCGCTGGCGCTGGGCGCGACCGCGCTAATCGTGGCGGGAATCGCCATCGCGCTGATCCTCGCCCGGTTCGTGCGGGGGCAGATCGACTCCCGGCTCGATGCGCAGATCGTCGCCCTGGTCTCGGGGCTGGAGCCCGGCCCCGCTTTACATCTCTCCCGCGACCTCGACGCGCCGCCCTTCGACCGGCCGGGCTCGGGCTGGACCTGGCAGGTGCAGCGCGGCGGCACGGTCCTGCGCTCCGCCTCCCTCGGGGAGCGCAGCCTGACCGTTCCGGCGCTGCCTGAGGACGAGGAAGGACCCCGCCCGGCGGACGGCACCGGCCCGCAGGGACAGGCCCTGATCCTGCGCATCCTGACGCTGCCGGACGGGACCGTGGTGGCGGCGAGCGCCCCCCGCGCGGCCCTGAACGGCCCGCTCCGGGAGGCGGGCTTGAGCCTCGCCGCCTGCCTGGCGGTGCTGGGGCTGGTTCTGGCGGCCGCCGGCGTGGCGCAGGTTCGCCTGGGGCTTCGTCCCCTCGACCGGTTGCGGCAGGAGCTGGAGGCGGTGCGGGCAGGCCGGCGCGAGCGGGTGCCGGATTCCCAGCCCGTCGAGGTCCGGCCGCTCGCCGCCGAGATCAACGCCCTCCTGGACCAGAACGCGGCGCAGCTCGCCCAGGCCCGCACCCATGTGGCGAACCTCGCCCATGGCTTGAAGACGCCGCTCGCCACCTTGTCGCTCGCCCTGTCCGAGCCCGGCCGCGACCCGGACGGGCGGCTGTCGCAGTTGGCGGCCCACCTCGACCGCTCCGTGCGCCATCACCTGCGCCGGGCCCGCAGCGCCGCGCTGACCGGGGCGACGCGGCTGCGCACGGAACTCGCCGGCCCGGTTACCGATCTCGCCGGGGCCCTGGAGCGGCTGCACGCCGAGAAGGGCGTGCGGGTGACCTGCGCGGTCCCGCCCGGCCTCGCCGCGGCCTGCGACCCGCAGGACCTCGACGAGATGCTGGGCAACCTGGTCGACAATGCCTGCACCTGGTGTACCCGCGCGGTGCGGGTATCGGCGGAAGGCTCGGGCGGCGAGGTGGTGGTGGCGATCGAGGATGACGGCCCCGGCCTCGGACAGGCGGCGCTGGCGGCGGTGGCGCAGCGCGGCCGGCGCCTCGACGAGACCGTGCCGGGCCACGGCTTCGGCCTCGCCATCACGACGGAACTGGCGGAGCTCTATGGCGGCGGGCTGGAGCTCGACCGGTCGGCGATGGGGGGCTTGCGGGCAAGGCTGCGGCTGCCGGGGTGA